From the genome of Motacilla alba alba isolate MOTALB_02 chromosome 13, Motacilla_alba_V1.0_pri, whole genome shotgun sequence, one region includes:
- the LOC119706648 gene encoding protocadherin gamma-A10-like, translated as MCAVGRRWGRRQRALLWAVLLAAWEAAWGQLRYSVPEEMPKGSFVGDVAKDLGLQLPALGDRGVRILNKGRTQHFALHGKTGHLVTAERIDREQLCPLVEKCVLRCELIVEGEMQVYGIEVEITDINDNAPSFRQAEKELRVSEMTAPGARFPLIRAHDPDLGQNSLQSYELSGDEHFSLAVQAGPGGDQRPELVLAKALDREEAAFHELVLRAMDGGDPARTGTARIRVTVLDANDNAPVFSQAEYTVRVPEDVPVGSILVTIDATDADEGLNGQVKYSFHKISDRASELFNLDAETGEITVKDHLDFEETSSHELEVQAHDGGELFDTAKIAISVTDVNDNVPELTISSAVSAISEDAQPGTVVALLHVQDGDSGANGEVRCSLDGDVPFRLEKSYEDYYRVVTAGELDREQVSEYNVTVRAADGGRPALQSSAVLALRVLDVNDNAPVFAEERYSARLAENNAAGALVLTVRATDADWGQNARVRYRLAEGRVRGAPLSSYVSVQAETGALYALRSLDYEQLRELQLWVRAEDGGAPALGSNVSVRLEVLDENDNAPQVLYPPAAAALGSGAAWSGVELAPRRSEAGALVAKVVAVDADAGQNAWLSYELAKATEPGLFRVGLHSGEVRTARSPLARDAARHSLVVLVRDHGRPALSATATLSVVLAESVAELLAELGSAADEAAAPGEPAASLTRWLVLAVAAVSCLFVAFLLLLLALRLRRCHRRQLLPPDGGALRGVPVSHFVGIDGVRAFLQSYSHDVSLTADSRKSQLRLSAAACCDTLPARPPPDEPAPLLGDEDPAGALPADPASVPKDVC; from the exons ATGTGCGCGGTGGGGAGGCGCTGGGGCCGGCGGCAgcgagctctgctctgggccgTGCTGCTGGCAGCGTGGGAGGCGGCGTGGGGGCAGCTGCGCTATTCGGTGCCCGAGGAGATGCCCAAGGGCTCCTTCGTGGGCGACGTGGCCAAggacctggggctgcagctgccggCGCTAGGCGACCGCGGAGTGCGCATCCTGAACAAAGGTAGGACGCAGCATTTCGCTCTGCACGGGAAGACGGGACATTTAGTGACGGCAGAGAGGATcgacagagagcagctgtgcccgCTGGTGGAGAAATGCGTGCTGCGCTGTGAGCTGATAGTGGAGGGAGAAATGCAGGTTTACGGCATCGAAGTGGAAATCACGGACATTAACGACAACGCGCCCAGCTTTCGACAAGCAGAAAAAGAGCTGAGAGTAAGCGAGATGACAGCCCCCGGTGCACGGTTTCCCCTTATCAGGGCTCATGATCCAGACTTAGGCCAGAATTCCCTGCAGAGCTACGAGCTGAGCGGTGACGAGCACTTCTCGCTGGCCGTGCAGGCGGGCCCCGGCGGCGATCAGCGTCCCGAGCTGGTGCTGGCGAAGGCGCTGGACCGGGAGGAGGCGGCGTTTCACGAGCTGGTGCTGCGGGCGATGGACGGCGGCGATCCGGCCCGGACGGGCACGGCTCGGATCCGCGTGACGGTGCTGGACGCGAACGACAACGCGCCGGTGTTCAGCCAGGCGGAGTACACGGTGCGTGTGCCCGAGGACGTGCCCGTGGGCTCCATCCTCGTCACTATTGATGCCACTGACGCAGATGAGGGGCTGAATGGACAGGTGAAATACAGCTTTCATAAAATTTCAGACCGAGCTTCAGAACTATTTAATCTCGACGCTGAGACAGGAGAAATAACTGTTAAGGACCACCTGGATTTCGAGGAAACCTCCTCCCACGAACTTGAGGTCCAGGCACATGATGGAGGGGAGCTTTTTGACACAGCGAAAATCGCAATCTCCGTGACAGATGTAAATGACAATGTGCCCGAGCTAACAATATCCTCCGCCGTGAGTGCAATCTCCGAGGATGCTCAGCCCGGGACAGTTGTGGCTCTGCTGCACGTGCAGGATGGCGACTCGGGGGCCAACGGTGAAGTGCGCTGCTCGCTCGACGGTGATGTCCCATTCCGGCTGGAGAAATCCTATGAAGATTACTACCGCGTGGTGACGGCGGGAGAGCTGGACCGGGAGCAGGTGTCGGAGTACAACGTGACGGTGCGGGCGGCCGACGGCGGGCGGCCGGCGCTGCAGAGCAGCGCGGTGCTGGCGCTGCGGGTGCTGGACGTGAACGACAACGCGCCGGTGTTCGCGGAGGAGCGCTACAGCGCGCGGCTGGCGGAGAACAACGCGGCGGGCGCGCTGGTGCTGACGGTGCGCGCCACGGACGCGGACTGGGGGCAGAACGCGCGCGTGCGCTACCGGCTGGCGGAGGGGCGGGTGCGGGGCGCGCCGCTGTCGTCGTACGTGTCGGTGCAGGCGGAGACGGGCGCGCTGTACGCGCTGCGCTCCTTGGACTACGAGCAGCTGCgcgagctgcagctgtgggtgcGTGCGGAGGACGGCGGCGCGCCGGCGCTCGGCAGCAACGTGTCGGTgcggctggaggtgctggacgAGAACGACAACGCGCCGCAGGTGCTGTAcccgccggcggccgcggcgctggGCTCGGGCGCCGCGTGGTCGGGCGTGGAGCTGGCGCCGCGGCGCTCGGAGGCCGGCGCGCTGGTGGCCAAGGTGGTGGCGGTGGACGCGGACGCGGGGCAGAACGCGTGGCTGTCCTACGAGCTGGCCAAGGCCACGGAGCCGGGGCTGTTCCGCGTGGGGCTGCACAGCGGCGAGGTGCGCACGGCGCGCTCGCCGCTGGCCCGCGACGCGGCGCGCCACagcctggtggtgctggtgcgGGACCACGGGCGGCCGGCGCTGTCGGCCACGGCCACGCTGAGCGTGGTGCTGGCCGAGAGCGTGGCCGAGCTGCTGGCCGAGCTGGGCAGCGCGGCCGAcgaggcggcggcgccgggcgagCCGGCCGCCAGCCTGACGCGCTGGCTCGTGCTGGCCGTGGCCGCCGTGTCGTGCCTCTTCGtggccttcctgctgctgctgctggcgctgcgCCTGCGCCGCTGCCACCGCCGCCAGCTGCTGCCGCCGGACGGCGGCGCCTTGCGCGGCGTGCCCGTGTCGCACTTCGTGGGCATCGACGGCGTGCGCGCCTTCCTGCAGTCCTACTCGCACGACGTGTCGCTCACGGCCGACTCGCGCAAGAGCCAGCTGCGCCTCTCGGCCGCCGCCTGCTGCGACAccctcccggcccggccgccgcccgACGAGCCCGCGCCGCTGCTCGGGGACGAGGACCCTGCCGGCGCCCTCCCCGCGGATCCCGCCTCCGTCCCG AAAGATGTTTGCTGA
- the LOC119706492 gene encoding protocadherin beta-15-like, whose product MALARQVLCLCAFVSLPLARAEPIRYSVAEEAPSGSLVGKLAEDARLTPAQLSARRARLLSEDGRQHFALERASGRLVVAGRLDREQLCAQSATCMLPFELLLDNPLQFFRVEVTLQDINDHSPVFREDRVTFRIPETSEPGSRFPLEVARDLDIGSNTVQAYSIAPENEYFSVSFGAGITGKKYLELVLERSLDREEQAEMSFSVMAVDGGSPPRSGTTQVKIVILDANDNAPIFTQEEYIGRVLENMPEGSVVLTVLATDPDAGVNGQISYQLSEVVDQSESAFVIDPMTGEIKLTKPLDFEASESHELSVKATDGGGLSAICKVLVEVVDVNDNAPEVVVSSFSSPLPENTEPGTVVALFTVRDRDSGANGKISCALEDQLFFSLRPAYKNYYELVTVSALDREETPRYVLSVTAADAGSPPLTSTQSFTVDISDVNDNAPVFNQTSYTMYVRENNVPTAFVGAVSAADADVGLNAKVTYSLAPEAGAERPSCSCISVNSEKGHVFVLRPLDYERLRQTEVTVSASDAGSPPLRANVTVRLVVLDENDNAPLVLYPAQESGPASSELVPVSAEAGYLVSKVVAVDADSGQNSWLSYHLLRATEPGLFSVGAQSGEVRLRRPVTERDSVRQQLVVLVRDNGKPPLSATAALSALLLKDLSDVRLPHSSPASEDQGGSLTAYLILALVFVSLLFLISTAVLVARKACRSKELKAGHVLYAADTLQSGPADAAAAGTLPRAYCYELSLTTGSGNSEFKFLKPILPSLPPQRCAVGQGPREEQDFPGVPVSTEDMAPDSAGTLSAGQFNALSFN is encoded by the coding sequence atGGCGCTCGCAAGGCAAGTGCTTTGTCTCTGTGCTTTCGTGTCGCTGCCGCTCGCTCGCGCCGAGCCCATCCGCTACTCCGTAGCCGAGGAGGCGCCGAGCGGCTCCCTGGTGGGCAAGCTGGCGGAGGACGCGCGGCTGACGCCGGCGCAGCTCTCGGCTCGCCGCGCCCGCCTGCTCTCGGAGGACGGCCGGCAGCATTTCGCCTTAGAGCGCGCCTCCGGCCGCCTCGTCGTGGCGGGGAGGCTGGACCGCGAGCAGCTGTGCGCCCAGTCCGCCACCTGCATGCTCCCCTTCGAGCTGCTGCTCGACAACCCCCTGCAGTTCTTTCGGGTCGAGGTGACTCTGCAGGACATCAATGACCATTCGCCTGTTTTCCGAGAAGATCGAGTCACTTTTAGGATCCCTGAAACGAGCGAGCCTGGGTCTCGTTTCCCTCTGGAGGTTGCTCGGGACCTTGATATAGGCAGCAACACAGTCCAGGCGTACAGCATTGCTCCCGAGAATGAGTATTTCAGTGTCTCCTTTGGTGCTGGGATTACAGGCAAGAAGTATCTTGAACTTGTCTTGGAGAGGTCACTAgacagagaggagcaggcagagatgaGTTTCAGTGTTATGGCTGTAGATGGGGGCTCTCCTCCAAGAAGTGGAACCACTCAAGTTAAAATTGTCATTCTGGATGCAAATGACAATGCTCCCATCTTCACACAGGAGGAGTACATTGGAAGGGTTTTGGAGAACATGCCGGAGGGCTCTGTGGTTCTGACTGTGCTGGCAACTGATCCGGATGCAGGAGTTAATGGGCAAATTTCTTATCAACTCAGTGAAGTGGTTGATCAGAGCGAGTCAGCATTTGTGATTGATCCCATGACTGGGGAAATCAAACTCACTAAACCTCTGGACTTTGAGGCATCAGAAAGTCATGAGCTCAGTGTGAAAGCCACAGATGGAGGAGGCCTTTCAGCAATCTGCAAGGTGCTGGTGGAGGTGGTGGATGTGAATGACAATGCCCCAGAGGTGGTGGTCAGCTCGTTCAGCAGTCCCCTCCCCGAGAACACAGAGCCCGGCACAGTGGTTGCCCTGTTTACGGTCAGGGACCGGGATTCCGGTGCCAACGGGAAGATCTCCTGTGCCCTGGAGGATCAGCTCTTCTTCTCGCTGCGGCCAGCCTATAAGAATTACTATGAGCTGGTGACGGTGAGCGCGCTGGACCGCGAGGAGACGCCTCGGTACGTCCTCAGTGTCACGGCAGCGGATGCGGGCTCGCCTCCTCTCACAAGCACGCAGAGCTTCACCGTGGACATCTCGGATGTCAATGACAACGCGCCCGTCTTCAACCAGACCTCCTACACCATGTACGTGCGTGAGAACAACGTGCCCACGGCGTTTGTTGGAGCCGTGAGCGCTGCAGACGCCGACGTGGGGCTCAACGCCAAGGTGACCTATTCCCTGGCACCAGAGGCAGGCGCAGAGCGGCCCTCGTGCTCCTGCATCTCTGTGAACTCGGAGAAGGGACACGTGTTTGTGCTGCGGCCCCTGGACTACGAGCGCCTGCGGCAGACCGAGGTGACGGTCAGTGCCTCTGACGCGGGCTCTCCTCCGCTCAGAGCCAACGTCACCGTCCGCCTTGTGGTGCTGGACGAGAACGACAACGCCCCGCTGGTGCTCTACCCAGCCCAGGAGAGCGGCCCAGCCTCCAGTGAGCTGGTGCCCGTGTCGGCTGAGGCGGGCTACCTCGTCAGCAAAGTGGTGGCCGTCGATGCCGACTCGGGCCAGAACTCCTGGCTCTCGTACCACCTGCTGAGGGCCACCGAGCCGGGGCTGTTTTCCGTGGGCGCCCAGAGCGGGGAGGTGCGTCTGAGGAGGCCGGTGACGGAGAGGGACAGCGTGAGGCAGCAGCTCGTTGTGCTGGTCAGGGACAACGGCAAGCCCCCGCTGTCGGCCACGGCAGCTCTGAGCGCTCTCCTGCTCAAGGACTTGTCGGACGTGCGCCTGCCGCACAGCAGCCCGGCCAGCGAGGATCAGGGCGGCTCCCTGACCGCCTATTTAATCCTTGCCTTGGtctttgtctccctgctcttcctcatcTCCACCGCAGTCTTGGTGGCTCGCAAGGCGTGCAGGAGCAAGGAGCTGAAGGCTGGCCACGTGCTTTATGCTGCCGACACCTTGCAGAGCGGCCCGGCCGATGCAGCCGCTGCAGGGACCCTGCCCCGCGCCTACTGCTACGAGCTCAGCCTCACAACGGGCTCGGGCAACAGCGAGTTCAAATTCCTCAAGcccatcctgcccagcctgcccccgCAGCGCTGCGCCGTGGGCCAGGGCCCGCGTGAGGAGCAGGATTTCCCCGGTGTCCCTGTCAGCACCGAGGACATGGCCCCAGACAGTGCTGGGACTCTCTCTGCAGGACAGTTCAACGCTCTTTCCTTCAACTAG
- the LOC119706652 gene encoding protocadherin gamma-B5-like translates to MEVRSAAQGWAGAGRVVLLAAVLLCVCCRAAAERVRYAIAEELGRGSLVGPLARDLGLSADELPARKLRLSDEKQYFTVNEENGNLYVNERLDREEMCGDSATCSVSFEALVHNPLNIFQVDVEIEDVNDNAPHFLRENFQLEINELTSPGARFYVGRAEDPDVGSNSLQSYELEANKFVAVEVKESQDGSKFVELVLRHALDREREHSLSLVLTALDGGDPPRTGTAQLWINVTDANDNPPVFAQDRYRVSLREDAPPGSTVLNVSASDADAGTNAHITYGFGEMADKVLQKFMVDGETGMITLHEALDFEDTRAFSLAVEATDGGGLVAHCKVEVEVLDVNDNPPEITVLSLSSPVPEDAPVGTVVALLKVRDRDSGENGQVSCELSGEAPLSLVASSGGSYKVVTASALDREQACEHRVTVVARDRGRPALRSSRELVLEVSDVNDNAPVFEEAAYSAYVAENNAAGALVLRVQARDADAGANGRVSYWLAGGSAGAAGAAPLVSVEARSGALYAQRSLDYERCREFAVAVRAQDGGSPARSSTATVRVFVLDRNDNAPRVLWPAAAAAAAGEAAGGAAAPFEVVPRSAEAGYLVAKVVAVDADAGRNAWLSYELVAASEPALFRVGLHSGEVRTARAVSERDAAKQRVVAVVKDHGQPALSATATLHVVLAESLQEALPELSERPAGAEAAAAAELQFYLVLALALLSALLVLSVALAVLARLRRAGPPAVLRCLGAQRFSLAGAAFPADFCEGTLPYSYNLCVAPPARAPPEAAWPPPPVPILSAEELLGGDSCDKPCLSSSAVVGEVPAEPDALQFAVRRADGSGQVPRRCFLPQAQLQCRQIKYETVWRKSKEENCRRLEPDVSVATVPSPRAARGPGRIAAPGSARCLQCREEAAGAAVDREEREGARSAAAPPAAERLSRSLAAFLGRSPGSAVVLTVRIRAGESEKKATTGAGEQRVL, encoded by the exons ATGGAGGTCAGATCGGCagcgcagggctgggcaggCGCTGGGCGGGTCGTGCTGCTGGCCGCGGTGCTGCTGTGCGTGTGCTGCCGGGCGGCGGCCGAGCGGGTCCGCTACGCCATCGccgaggagctgggcagaggctcGCTCGTGGGGCCGCTGGCGCGGGACCTGGGGCTCAGCGCCGACGAGCTGCCGGCGCGCAAGCTGCGGCTGAGCGACGAGAAGCAATACTTCACGGTGAATGAGGAGAACGGGAACCTGTACGTGAACGAGAGGCTGGACCGGGAGGAGATGTGCGGCGACTCGGCGACCTGCTCCGTCAGCTTCGAGGCGCTGGTGCACAACCCGCTGAACATTTTCCAAGTCGATGTGGAGATCGAGGACGTGAATGACAATGCACCACATTTCTTGAGAGAAAACTTCCAGCTGGAGATCAACGAGTTGACTTCTCCCGGCGCCCGATTTTACgtgggcagggcagaggatCCAGACGTGGGCAGTAACTCACTGCAAAGCTACGAGCTGGAGGCCAATAAGTTCGTCGCAGTGGAGGTGAAAGAAAGCCAGGACGGCAGCAAGTTCGTGGAGCTGGTGCTGCGCCACGCGCTGGACCGAGAGAGAGAACACAGCCTAAGCCTAGTGTTGACTGCGCTGGATGGCGGAGACCCGCCCCGGACTGGCACCGCCCAGCTCTGGATCAACGTCACCGACGCCAATGACAACCCACCCGTGTTCGCGCAGGACCGGTACCGCGTCAGCCTGCGCGAGGACGCGCCTCCGGGATCGACGGTGCTGAACGTGTCTGCCTCCGATGCCGACGCCGGTACCAATGCCCACATCACCTATGGATTCGGAGAAATGGCAGATAAAGTGCTTCAGAAGTTCATGGTGGATGGAGAGACAGGAATGATCACACTACACGAGGCACTGGATTTCGAGGATACGCGAGCGTTCAGCCTGGCTGTGGAGGCGACGGATGGTGGCGGTTTGGTGGCGCACTGCAAGGTGGAGGTGGAGGTGCTGGACGTGAATGACAATCCTCCTGAGATCACAGTTCTGTCGCTCTCGAGCCCCGTGCCCGAGGATGCCCCGGTCGGCACCGTGGTGGCTCTGCTGAAAGTGCGGGACAGAGACTCGGGCGAGAACGGTCAGGTGTCGTGCGAGCTGTCGGGCGAGGCGCCGCTGTCGCTGGTGGCGTCGTCGGGCGGCTCGTACAAGGTGGTGACGGCGAGCGCGCTGGACCGCGAGCAGGCGTGCGAGCACCGCGTGACGGTGGTGGCCCGGGACCGGGGCAGGCCGGCGCTgcggagcagcagggagctggtgctggaggtgtCGGACGTGAACGACAACGCGCCGGTGTTCGAGGAGGCGGCGTACAGCGCGTACGTGGCGGAGAACAACGCGGCGGGCGCGCTGGTGCTGCGCGTGCAGGCGCGGGACGCGGACGCGGGCGCCAACGGGCGCGTGAGCTACTGGCTggcgggcggcagcgcgggcgcggcgggcgcggcgccgcTCGTGTCGGTGGAGGCGCGGAGCGGCGCGCTGTACGCGCAGCGCTCCTTGGACTACGAGCGGTGCCGCGAGTTCGCGGTGGCCGTGCGGGCGCAGGACGGCGGCTCGCCGGCGCGCAGCTCCACGGCCACGGTGCGCGTCTTCGTGCTGGACCGCAACGACAACGCGCCCAGGGTGCTgtggccggcggcggcggcggcggcggcgggagaggcggcgggaggggcggcggcgccTTTCGAGGTGGTGCCGCGCTCGGCCGAGGCCGGCTACCTGGTGGCCAAGGTGGTGGCGGTGGACGCGGACGCGGGGCGCAACGCGTGGCTGTCGTACGAGCTGGTGGCGGCGTCGGAGCCGGCGCTGTTCCGCGTGGGGCTGCACAGCGGCGAGGTGCGCACGGCGCGCGCCGTGTCCGAGCGGGACGCGGCCAAGCAGCGTGTGGTGGCCGTGGTGAAGGACCACGGGCAGCCGGCGCTATCGGCCACGGCCACGCTGCACGTGGTGCTGGCCGAGAGCTTGCAGGAGGCGCTGCCGGAGCTGAGCGAGCGGCCGGCGGGcgccgaggcggcggcggcggccgagctGCAGTTCTACCTGGTGCTGGCGCTGGCGCTGCTGTCGGCGCTCTTGGTGCTGAGCGTGGCGCTGGCCGTGCTGGCGCGGctgcgccgggccgggccgcccgccGTGCTGCGCTGCCTGGGCGCGCAGCGCTTCTCGCTGGCCGGCGCCGCCTTCCCGGCCGACTTCTGCGAGGGCACCTTGCCCTACTCCTACAACCTGTGCGTGGCGCCGccggcccgcgccccgcccgaGGCCGcttggccgccgccgccggtgCCCATCCTGTCGGCGGAGGAGCTTCTGGGCGGGGATTCCTGCGACAAGCCGTGCCTGAGCAGCAGCGCCGTGGTGGGGGAGGTGCCCGCTGAGCCCGACGCCCTGCAG TTTGCGGTGAGACGAGCAGATGGTTCGGGCCAGGTTCCCCGCAGGTGCTTCCTGCCTCAGGCTCAGCTGCAGTGCCGTCA GATCAAATACGAGACCGTATGGAGAAAatccaaagaagaaaattgccGCAGGCTGGAACCTGATGTCTCGGTGGCGACTGTCCCCTCCCCGCGAGCTGCCCGTGGGCCGGGCAGGATCGCAGCGCCGGGCAGCGCTCGGTGCCTGCAGTGCCGGGAGGAGGCTGCGGGCGCCGCTGTTGACCGAGAGGAGCGAGAGGGAGCTCGgagcgccgcagccccgcccgCTGCGGAGCGGCTCAGTCGCTCGCTCGCTGCATTCCTGGGTCGGTCGCCCGGATCTGCGGTCGTCCTCACAGTGCGGATCCGTGCAGGAGAGAGTGAAAAAAAGGCTACTACAGGGGCCGGTGAGCAGAGAGTCCTGTAG
- the LOC119706658 gene encoding protocadherin gamma-A5-like, whose protein sequence is MCAAGRRWGRRQRALLWAVLLAAWEAAWGQLRYSVPEEMPKGSFVGDVAKDLGLQLPALGDRGVRVVSEGRTQYFTVHGKTGHLVTAERIDREQLCENVQQCVLRCELIVEGEMQVYGIQVEIMDINDNAPSFQEAGTELKIIETTAPGSRVPLTDAHDPDLGRNSLQSYELSGDEHFSLAVQAGPGGDQRPELVLAKALDREEAAFHELVLRAMDGGDPARTGTARIRVTVLDANDNAPVFSQAEYTVRVPEDVPVGSVLVTVTATDADEGLYGEIKYLFKKITEKSSQTFQLDSDTGTITLLRSLDFEEGDSYKLEVQAHDGGGLFATTKVVVTVTDVNDNVPEISVRSALTEISEDAPSGTVVALLHVRDRDSGANGEVRCSLDGGAPFRLQKSLEDYYRVVTAGELDREQVSEYNVTVRAADGGRPALQSSAVLALRVLDVNDNAPVFAEERYSARLAENNAAGALVLTVRATDADWGQNARVRYRLAEGRVRGAPLSSYVSVQAETGALYALRSLDYEQLRELQLWVRAEDGGAPALGSNVSVRLEVLDENDNAPQVLYPPAAAALGSGAAWSGVELAPRRSEAGALVAKVVAVDADAGQNAWLSYELAKATEPGLFRVGLHSGEVRTARSPLARDAARHSLVVLVRDHGRPALSATATLSVVLAESVAELLAELGSAADEAAAPGEPAASLTRWLVLAVAAVSCLFVAFLLLLLALRLRRCHRRQLLPPDGGALRGVPVSHFVGIDGVRAFLQSYSHDVSLTADSRKSQLRLSAAACCDTLPARPPPDEPAPLLGDEDPAGALPADSASLPGVSLT, encoded by the coding sequence ATGTGCGCGGCGGGGAGGCGCTGGGGCCGGCGGCAgcgagctctgctctgggccgTGCTGCTGGCAGCGTGGGAGGCGGCGTGGGGGCAGCTGCGCTACTCGGTGCCCGAGGAGATGCCCAAGGGCTCCTTCGTGGGCGACGTGGCCAAggacctggggctgcagctgccggCGCTAGGCGATCGCGGCGTCCGCGTTGTCTCAGAGGGTCGGACGCAGTATTTCACTGTGCACGGGAAGACGGGACATTTAGTGACAGCAGAGAGGATcgacagagagcagctgtgcgAGAATGTGCAGCAGTGCGTGCTGCGCTGTGAGCTGATAGTGGAGGGGGAAATGCAGGTTTACGGAATACAAGTGGAGATCATGGACATTAACGACAACGCGCCCAGCTTCCAAGAGGCAGGAACAGAGCTTAAAATTATCGAAACAACAGCCCCGGGGTCGCGGGTTCCACTAACAGACGCACACGATCCGGACTTGGGCCGGAATTCCCTGCAGAGCTACGAGCTGAGCGGTGACGAGCACTTCTCGCTGGCCGTGCAGGCGGGCCCCGGCGGCGATCAGCGTCCCGAGCTGGTGCTGGCGAAGGCGCTGGACCGGGAGGAGGCGGCGTTTCACGAGCTGGTGCTGCGGGCGATGGACGGCGGCGATCCGGCCCGGACGGGCACGGCTCGGATCCGCGTGACCGTGCTGGACGCGAACGACAACGCGCCGGTGTTCAGCCAGGCGGAGTACACGGTGCGTGTGCCCGAGGACGTGCCCGTGGGCTCTGTCCTCGTCACCGTCACGGCCACCGACGCGGATGAGGGGCTGTACGGGGAAATTAAATACTTGTTTaagaaaatcacagagaaaTCTTCACAGACTTTCCAGCTGGATAGCGACACAGGAACGATCACTTTGTTGCGGAGCCTGGACTTCGAGGAAGGCGACTCTTACAAACTAGAGGTGCAGGCGCATGATGGGGGAGGCCTTTTTGCTACGACAAAAGTCGTGGTCACTGTAACAGATGTCAATGACAATGTGCCGGAGATTTCCGTGAGGTCGGCACTGACTGAGATCTCGGAAGACGCACCCTCGGGAACTGTGGTAGCCCTGCTGCACGTGAGAGACAGGGATTCCGGGGCTAACGGCGAGGTGCGCTGCTCACTCGATGGAGGCGCCCCGTTCCGTCTGCAGAAATCTCTTGAAGATTACTACCGCGTGGTGACGGCGGGAGAGCTGGACCGGGAGCAGGTGTCGGAGTACAACGTGACGGTGCGGGCGGCCGACGGCGGGCGGCCGGCGCTGCAGAGCAGCGCGGTGCTGGCGCTGCGGGTGCTGGACGTGAACGACAACGCGCCGGTGTTCGCGGAGGAGCGCTACAGCGCGCGGCTGGCGGAGAACAACGCGGCGGGCGCGCTGGTGCTGACGGTGCGCGCCACGGACGCGGACTGGGGGCAGAACGCGCGCGTGCGCTACCGGCTGGCGGAGGGGCGGGTGCGGGGCGCGCCGCTGTCGTCGTACGTGTCGGTGCAGGCGGAGACGGGCGCGCTGTACGCGCTGCGCTCCTTGGACTACGAGCAGCTGCgcgagctgcagctgtgggtgcGTGCGGAGGACGGCGGCGCGCCGGCGCTCGGCAGCAACGTGTCGGTgcggctggaggtgctggacgAGAACGACAACGCGCCGCAGGTGCTGTAcccgccggcggccgcggcgctggGCTCGGGCGCCGCGTGGTCGGGCGTGGAGCTGGCGCCGCGGCGCTCGGAGGCCGGCGCGCTGGTGGCCAAGGTGGTGGCGGTGGACGCGGACGCGGGGCAGAACGCGTGGCTGTCCTACGAGCTGGCCAAGGCCACGGAGCCGGGGCTGTTCCGCGTGGGGCTGCACAGCGGCGAGGTGCGCACGGCGCGCTCGCCGCTGGCCCGCGACGCGGCGCGCCACagcctggtggtgctggtgcgGGACCACGGGCGGCCGGCGCTGTCGGCCACGGCCACGCTGAGCGTGGTGCTGGCCGAGAGCGTGGCCGAGCTGCTGGCCGAGCTGGGCAGCGCGGCCGAcgaggcggcggcgccgggcgagCCGGCCGCCAGCCTGACGCGCTGGCTCGTGCTGGCCGTGGCCGCCGTGTCGTGCCTCTTCGtggccttcctgctgctgctgctggcgctgcgCCTGCGCCGCTGCCACCGCCGCCAGCTGCTGCCGCCGGACGGCGGCGCCTTGCGCGGCGTGCCCGTGTCGCACTTCGTGGGCATCGACGGCGTGCGCGCCTTCCTGCAGTCCTACTCGCACGACGTGTCGCTCACGGCCGACTCGCGCAAGAGCCAGCTGCGCCTCTCGGCCGCCGCCTGCTGCGACAC